The genome window GGCTCGTCCTCCCAGGGTTAGTCGGGACCTAAGCTGAGGCCGAAAGGCGTAGGCGATGGACAACAGGTTGATATTCCTGTACCACCTCTGTTCCGCTTGAGCAATGGCGTGACGCAGGAGGATAGGGTGAGCGGCCTACTGGATGGCCGTCCAAGCAGCAAGCCTGGTGTGTAGGCAAATCCGCACACCGTAAGGGCAAGCTGTGATGGCGAGGGAAATGTAAGTACCGAAGTCCCTGATTTCACACTGCCAAGAAAAGCGTCTAGCGAGGAATAAGGTGCCCGTACCGCAAACCGACACAGGTAGGCGAGGAGAGAATCCTAAGGTGCGCGGGATAACTCTTGCTAAGGAACTCGGCAAAATGGCCCCGTAACTTCGGGAGAAGGGGCGCCCCGGTAGGGTTTATAGCCCGAGGGGGCCGCAGTGAAAAGGCCCAAGCGACTGTTTAGCAAAAACACAGGTCTCTGCGAAGCCGCAAGGCGAAGTATAGGGGCTGACGCCTGCCCGGTGCTGGAAGGTTAAGGGGATGGGTTAGCGCAAGCGAAGCTTTGAACCGAAGCCCCAGTAAACGGCGGCCGTAACTATAACGGTCCTAAGGTAGCGAAATTCCTTGTCGGGTAAGTTCCGACCCGCACGAAAGGCGTAACGACTTGGGCGCTGTCTCGGCAAGAGACCCGGTGAAATCATAATACCTGTGAAGATGCAGGTTACCCGCGACAAGACGGAAAGACCCCATGGAGCTTTACTGTAGCCTGGTATTGGAACTTTGTGCATCATGTACAGGATAGGTGGGAAGCTGAGAAGCAGGGGCGCCAGCCTCTGTGGAGCTGTCGGTGGGATACCACCCTTGATGTACGGAGTTTCTAACTCGTCGCCCTTATCGGGCGAGAGGACCATGCCAGGTGGGCAGTTTGACTGGGGCGGTCGCCTCCCAAAAGGTAACGGAGGCGCCCAAAGGTTCCCTCAGAATGGTCGGAAATCATTCGTAGAGTGTAAAGGCAGAAGGGAGCTTGACTGCGAGACTTACAAGTCGAGCAGGGACGAAAGTCGGGCTTAGTGATCCGGTGGTTCCGCATGGAAGGGCCATCGCTCAACGGATAAAAGCTACCCTGGGGATAACAGGCTTATCTCCCCCAAGAGTCCACATCGACGGGGAGGTTTGGCACCTCGATGTCGGCTCATCGCATCCTGGGGCTGAAGTAGGTCCCAAGGGTTGGGCTGTTCGCCCATTAAAGCGGTACGCGAGCTGGGTTCAGAACGTCGTGAGACAGTTCGGTCCCTATCTGTCGCGGGCGTAGGAAGTTTGAGGAGAGCTGTCCTTAGTACGAGAGGACCGGGATGGACGCACCGCTGGTGCACCAGTTGTCACGCCAGTGGCACAGCTGGGTAGCTATGTGCGGACGGGATAAGCGCTGAAAGCATCTAAGCGTGAAGCCCCCTCCAAGATGAGACTTCCCACAGCGCAAGCTGGTAAGACCCCTCATAGACGATGAGGTTGATAGGTTCGGTGTGGAAGCGTGGTAACACGTGGAGCTGACGAATACTAATCGGTCGAGGACTTATCCACACACTCTTAGCAAACATGCAGATCCAGTTTTGAAGGTACGAACGTAGATAGGATGAGGAACCGTGCAGAATCCCTGCACGGTTTTTTTATTTTCTTTTTTTGTCCCTAGGACTCTGTGTAAGCTAGCTCTAGCAAGACGGAGGAGGGAGGAACATGTCTGTACATCCGCTGCGTTTGTTGGCACTGTTGTTACTTGCATCGTGTGTAGGGATAGGGACTTATGTAGTGGTAAAGCCGCACACAGTGACATACATACAGTTACGGTCAAACGTGGACAAAGAAAGCGGACAGATGCTTGAAGCTCGAGACATAGAGCCTTTGACAGTTCATCTGGGAGGCATATTCAAACGATCAACAGCGCCTATTCCCGGCTTACTTCAGTGGGAGGATGCCCCCACTTTTCTAGGGAAGTCATTGAGCCGCAAAGTGATGGGAGGACGCCCTTTACTGGAAAGTGACTTGGAGCAGCCCGGTAAGGCGCAAGGAGCTGCTCAGGCGGATGTAAATACGACCGGGATGAGCATACCTGTTGACAATGTGGCAGGGGTCACACCGCACCTGTCTACAGGAGAGCGCGTCCATGTTTATGCATCTTTTGAGGATGACGCCGGAGCTCACTCCGGATTGCTTTTGCAAAACATGCCGATCATAGGAGTCCAAAGGGAGATAGAAGGAGAGCAACCAAACCTAGTGGCGGTGACTCTTTCCCTTTCGAGAAACGAAGCCGTCTTGCTTACCCATGCCCTGCATTATGGGAAAATTCGATTGGGCATGGCAGCAGCGAAAAATGCACAGGAAGCAGGTATCGGTGATCAAGCTTTTGCAGCAGATCTGATGAAGACAAAAAAGCGTTGGATCCATCAGGAGGAGGAAAGTGAGTGAAAAAAAACTTGCTCATTGTCGATGATGACATTCAATCAGTGAATGTCCTGCGTCAGCAGCTGGCTACAAGTCAATGGCTGGCAATAGGAGGACATGCGACCAAGGTCGAGGAAGCCTGGAAAATGCTGCAGTCGATACGTCCGGATATGGTTCTCTTGGGAGGAATCAAAGAGACTGAAAGGGGGGTGCTCTGCCAGCAATTCCGATTGGCACATCCGCATCTTTCTTTTATCGCCGCCTGCACGTCGCAAGAACTGATATGGGAACCATTTTTTCGTAATCTCGGTATTTGGGTCGTGGCAAAGCCGATCCAACCAGGCCAACTGGAGGCGCTGGCTATGATCTCACCCAATGTAGGAGCTACTGCAGCTGCAGCACCCCTGACAGTACAACCGGATGGCATGGTATCTTTACTCTCAGCTCCAAGCCATTTTCCATCGTCCGTGTCAGAGTCTCCTGTTCAGCCCGAATACCACGCACCCCCAGTTATTCAGCCCTCGTCATTCCCCACATCTCAGAAAGCAAAGCATCTCATCACTGTTTATGGACCCAAAGGCGGTGTAGGCAAAACCTTCATTTCGCGGGAGCTTGCCATTTTCTTTTCCATGCAGAAAATAGAAGGCCGCTCACTTCGGGTACTGGCAGTAGATTTTAATTTGGACCTTGGCACCTTTGCAACGACGCTAAACCTGCCGCGATCACCCAATATTTATTCTTGGGTACAGGAAATCGACAATCAGCTACAGGCAATGGCAAAAGGGCAGGGAAAGGATCCTCTTTTGGTCCGAAATGAGGAATGGCAAGAGTATGCATCGTCCATAACCTTGTCTCCCCACGACATTTCCAAATACATCGTCAGTCATACGGAAACTGGCTTGGATGTATTAACCTCCCCGCGCGATATTCGGCACAGCTTTGAGATCAGGGATTACCATCTCTATTTGATCCTCGAAACGCTAAAACACAGCCACTACGATGTCATCCTCGTCGACACAGCGCCAGATACTACGGATGCGACTATCCAGGCATTATTTTTTGCAGAACAAGTCGTTATGGTGGGCAATCCGGTAGTTGACTCCATTGAAAATATTCAGCGTTTGCTAAAGCTTCTCCGCGAGGCAGAATACCCAGAAACGCGAATTCAGGTATGCATGAACCGTCTGCAAAGGAAAGAAATGTTTACACTTGATGAGATCAGGGCCTATTTTCAGCTTCACCCGAGCAAAAAAATATTTTCCATTCCGGACGATGCCCAGGTCAAGAAATCCATTAATAGCGGCATACCTGTCATGCTCCATCCGGGGCGCTCTTCTGCCAAGGAAGCGATTGAGACGTTAGGCAAAGCGTTGCTGCCCGTAGATTCGGATAAAGCACTACCCAAAGCCCAGTCGAAAGGGAAAGAGCGACCTGCGTTATTTCGCTGGTTATGGGGATAGGAGGAGAGAACATGTTCGACAAAAAGCAGCTGCTCGGAATTCAGCCTCCGAGCCGTTCGAGCCAGGATTTGCGGACGATGGGCAGAGAAATGGCACGGGTCCCGCAAACATTAAGTGAAAGGATGCAAGGAAGCGCTTCTCTGCAGTCGGGAGAGAACCGGATTCATCATGAAATGGAGGGAGCCATCCGTACTCAGATCGTGGAGAAGTATGGGAAGCGCTTGTGGGAGGAAAAGCATTCCTCCGCTTTTCTGGCTGAGCTGGAGGCGGACATTAAAATGCTCCTGGAATCACAGA of Brevibacillus choshinensis contains these proteins:
- a CDS encoding RcpC/CpaB family pilus assembly protein codes for the protein MSVHPLRLLALLLLASCVGIGTYVVVKPHTVTYIQLRSNVDKESGQMLEARDIEPLTVHLGGIFKRSTAPIPGLLQWEDAPTFLGKSLSRKVMGGRPLLESDLEQPGKAQGAAQADVNTTGMSIPVDNVAGVTPHLSTGERVHVYASFEDDAGAHSGLLLQNMPIIGVQREIEGEQPNLVAVTLSLSRNEAVLLTHALHYGKIRLGMAAAKNAQEAGIGDQAFAADLMKTKKRWIHQEEESE
- a CDS encoding AAA family ATPase — translated: MKKNLLIVDDDIQSVNVLRQQLATSQWLAIGGHATKVEEAWKMLQSIRPDMVLLGGIKETERGVLCQQFRLAHPHLSFIAACTSQELIWEPFFRNLGIWVVAKPIQPGQLEALAMISPNVGATAAAAPLTVQPDGMVSLLSAPSHFPSSVSESPVQPEYHAPPVIQPSSFPTSQKAKHLITVYGPKGGVGKTFISRELAIFFSMQKIEGRSLRVLAVDFNLDLGTFATTLNLPRSPNIYSWVQEIDNQLQAMAKGQGKDPLLVRNEEWQEYASSITLSPHDISKYIVSHTETGLDVLTSPRDIRHSFEIRDYHLYLILETLKHSHYDVILVDTAPDTTDATIQALFFAEQVVMVGNPVVDSIENIQRLLKLLREAEYPETRIQVCMNRLQRKEMFTLDEIRAYFQLHPSKKIFSIPDDAQVKKSINSGIPVMLHPGRSSAKEAIETLGKALLPVDSDKALPKAQSKGKERPALFRWLWG